Proteins encoded together in one Vigna angularis cultivar LongXiaoDou No.4 chromosome 5, ASM1680809v1, whole genome shotgun sequence window:
- the LOC108340144 gene encoding MLO-like protein 12 isoform X2 codes for MEIGEERSLEETATWAVSVFCFFFLLISLIIEGSLHKLTELLRKRKGKSLGRALTKTKTVPISKICINKDVATYFLPCKDAAELTGLSATHTSPSEFDVAPATNESEVEVNYCEAKGMVSLISSDGILQLNIFISFLAVFHILFCTLTMCLGKAKMRRWKRWEEETRTLEYQIANDPRRFQYTGQTTIGKRHLNFWSYHSPLLWMVCFIRQFYISVSEDDYYTLRNGFIAANVSLGSNFNFKKFLSRTYDEDFEKVMGIRIWIWIFSILFIFFSAHEFYNYYWLPFIPLMVALLAGTKLQVIITKMCVDSCKANPVIKGSLLVTPSDAHFWFHRPEWLLHLLKFILIQNSFQLAFFTWTWYEFGPRSCFNRENEDIGIRIGMGIAVQLLCGYVTLPLFALVTQMGSSMRREIFTESVSMGLKNWHKRAKQSLQNKSTSRKHSDSLHSKGGDNSGRGTMHSLNNPDIVVVTNNPSPSDEGKSIAPTNNEQDVSSPSTSEITATEAENSKIIITRGTYDGEISFGSSWKNVGSSRAIREIVSITEEDDAEKLPDQFIHR; via the exons ATGGAAATAGGAGAAGAAAGATCCCTGGAAGAAACTGCAACATGGGCTGTATCAgttttttgcttcttctttcttctaatATCTTTGATCATTGAGGGTAGTCTCCACAAATTGACTGAG CTTTTaaggaaaaggaaaggaaaatcaCTAGGGAGGGCATTgactaaaacaaaaacag TGCCAATATCGAAAATATGCATCAACAAGGATGTGGCAACATATTTTCTGCCATGCAAAGATGCTGCAGAATTAACAGGGTTATCAGCTACTCATACATCACCCTCAGAATTTGACGTAGCTCCTGCAACAAACGAATCTGAAGTTGAGGTCAACTACTGTGAAGCAAAG GGTATGGTTAGTTTAATTTCAAGTGATGGAATCCTGCAACTGAATATATTCATCTCCTTTCTGGCTGTGTTTCACATCTTGTTCTGTACATTGACAATGTGCCTCGGGAAGGCAAAG ATGAGAAGATGGAAAAGATGGGAGGAGGAGACTCGAACACTGGAATATCAGATAGCTAATG ACCCAAGAAGGTTCCAGTATACAGGTCAAACAACAATTGGAAAACGTCATTTGAATTTCTGGAGTTATCATTCTCCCTTGCTTTGGATG GTTTGCTTTATTCGGCAGTTTTATATCTCAGTCTCAGAAGATGATTACTATACTCTACGAAATGGGTTCATTGCA GCTAATGTTTCTTTAGGCAGCAATTTCAACTTCAAGAAATTTCTTTCCCGAACTTATGATGAAGATTTCGAGAAGGTTATGGGAATCAG GATTTGGATCTGGATTTTCTCCatacttttcatcttttttagtGCACATG AGTTCTATAATTACTACTGGCTTCCATTTATTCCACTCATG GTTGCTTTACTAGCTGGGACAAAACTCCAAGTCATAATAACAAAGATGTGTGTAGATAGTTGCAAGGCAAACCCAGTGATCAAAGGAAGTCTACTTGTTACACCCAGTGATGCCCATTTCTGGTTTCATAGACCTGAATGGCTTCTGCATTTACTCAAGTTCATCCTTATCCAG AACTCCTTTCAACTTGCATTCTTCACCTGGACTTGG TATGAATTTGGTCCAAGGTCTTGCTTCAATAGAGAAAATGAGGACATTGGCATAAGGATTGGAATGGGTATAGCTGTGCAGCTTCTTTGTGGTTATGTCACCCTTCCCCTTTTTGCACTTGTTACTCag ATGGGTTCTAGCATGAGGAGAGAAATTTTCACTGAGAGTGTTTCTATGGGCCTCAAAAATTGGCACAAAAGGGCTAAACAATCTCTGCAGAACAAATCAACCTCAAGAAAACACTCAGATTCTTTGCATTCCAAAGGAGGTGACAATTCAGGAAGAGGAACAATGCATAGTTTGAACAACCCAGATATTGTAGTGGTCACAAACAACCCTTCTCCCTCTGATGAGGGAAAGAGCATTGCTCCCACCAACAATGAGCAAGATGTATCAAGTCCTTCGACTTCAGAAATCACAGCTACTGAGGCAGAGAATTCCAAGATCATCATCACCAGAGGAACCTATGACGGTGAGATCTCATTTGGTAGCAGCTGGAAGAATGTAGGAAGTAGCAGAGCCATTAGAGAAATTGTCTCAATAACTGAAGAAGATGACGCTGAAAAATTACCTGATCAATTTATCCATAGATAA
- the LOC108340144 gene encoding MLO-like protein 12 isoform X1, with translation MEIGEERSLEETATWAVSVFCFFFLLISLIIEGSLHKLTELLRKRKGKSLGRALTKTKTEMMKFGFMSFLLTIMSEVPISKICINKDVATYFLPCKDAAELTGLSATHTSPSEFDVAPATNESEVEVNYCEAKGMVSLISSDGILQLNIFISFLAVFHILFCTLTMCLGKAKMRRWKRWEEETRTLEYQIANDPRRFQYTGQTTIGKRHLNFWSYHSPLLWMVCFIRQFYISVSEDDYYTLRNGFIAANVSLGSNFNFKKFLSRTYDEDFEKVMGIRIWIWIFSILFIFFSAHEFYNYYWLPFIPLMVALLAGTKLQVIITKMCVDSCKANPVIKGSLLVTPSDAHFWFHRPEWLLHLLKFILIQNSFQLAFFTWTWYEFGPRSCFNRENEDIGIRIGMGIAVQLLCGYVTLPLFALVTQMGSSMRREIFTESVSMGLKNWHKRAKQSLQNKSTSRKHSDSLHSKGGDNSGRGTMHSLNNPDIVVVTNNPSPSDEGKSIAPTNNEQDVSSPSTSEITATEAENSKIIITRGTYDGEISFGSSWKNVGSSRAIREIVSITEEDDAEKLPDQFIHR, from the exons ATGGAAATAGGAGAAGAAAGATCCCTGGAAGAAACTGCAACATGGGCTGTATCAgttttttgcttcttctttcttctaatATCTTTGATCATTGAGGGTAGTCTCCACAAATTGACTGAG CTTTTaaggaaaaggaaaggaaaatcaCTAGGGAGGGCATTgactaaaacaaaaacag AAATGATGAAATTCGGTTTCATGTCCTTTCTTCTCACCATCATGTCGGAAGTGCCAATATCGAAAATATGCATCAACAAGGATGTGGCAACATATTTTCTGCCATGCAAAGATGCTGCAGAATTAACAGGGTTATCAGCTACTCATACATCACCCTCAGAATTTGACGTAGCTCCTGCAACAAACGAATCTGAAGTTGAGGTCAACTACTGTGAAGCAAAG GGTATGGTTAGTTTAATTTCAAGTGATGGAATCCTGCAACTGAATATATTCATCTCCTTTCTGGCTGTGTTTCACATCTTGTTCTGTACATTGACAATGTGCCTCGGGAAGGCAAAG ATGAGAAGATGGAAAAGATGGGAGGAGGAGACTCGAACACTGGAATATCAGATAGCTAATG ACCCAAGAAGGTTCCAGTATACAGGTCAAACAACAATTGGAAAACGTCATTTGAATTTCTGGAGTTATCATTCTCCCTTGCTTTGGATG GTTTGCTTTATTCGGCAGTTTTATATCTCAGTCTCAGAAGATGATTACTATACTCTACGAAATGGGTTCATTGCA GCTAATGTTTCTTTAGGCAGCAATTTCAACTTCAAGAAATTTCTTTCCCGAACTTATGATGAAGATTTCGAGAAGGTTATGGGAATCAG GATTTGGATCTGGATTTTCTCCatacttttcatcttttttagtGCACATG AGTTCTATAATTACTACTGGCTTCCATTTATTCCACTCATG GTTGCTTTACTAGCTGGGACAAAACTCCAAGTCATAATAACAAAGATGTGTGTAGATAGTTGCAAGGCAAACCCAGTGATCAAAGGAAGTCTACTTGTTACACCCAGTGATGCCCATTTCTGGTTTCATAGACCTGAATGGCTTCTGCATTTACTCAAGTTCATCCTTATCCAG AACTCCTTTCAACTTGCATTCTTCACCTGGACTTGG TATGAATTTGGTCCAAGGTCTTGCTTCAATAGAGAAAATGAGGACATTGGCATAAGGATTGGAATGGGTATAGCTGTGCAGCTTCTTTGTGGTTATGTCACCCTTCCCCTTTTTGCACTTGTTACTCag ATGGGTTCTAGCATGAGGAGAGAAATTTTCACTGAGAGTGTTTCTATGGGCCTCAAAAATTGGCACAAAAGGGCTAAACAATCTCTGCAGAACAAATCAACCTCAAGAAAACACTCAGATTCTTTGCATTCCAAAGGAGGTGACAATTCAGGAAGAGGAACAATGCATAGTTTGAACAACCCAGATATTGTAGTGGTCACAAACAACCCTTCTCCCTCTGATGAGGGAAAGAGCATTGCTCCCACCAACAATGAGCAAGATGTATCAAGTCCTTCGACTTCAGAAATCACAGCTACTGAGGCAGAGAATTCCAAGATCATCATCACCAGAGGAACCTATGACGGTGAGATCTCATTTGGTAGCAGCTGGAAGAATGTAGGAAGTAGCAGAGCCATTAGAGAAATTGTCTCAATAACTGAAGAAGATGACGCTGAAAAATTACCTGATCAATTTATCCATAGATAA